TTGTTTCTTTACAATTTTATAATTATACATGGCAAAATCACTAAACTGAGCACAGCTGGGTCGTTCATGTGAACGAGGTGGATAGGTTCCTCTTGATATTTGTCGAGGCGATGAATGAGAAGATGGTGCGGAACCAGTATCTTGGAGCATGTACATGGTGCCGCCTTTCTTCCCCTAAGGTAATTTGATTCGGCAACGCTTCGCTTATTTCAGGACACATGGTTATCCTGTGGTGCTTAGTCATCATCAAGTTCTGGAAATCAACCAATTACTATTGTGCAACGAGTAACCATTACTCCAGTTTCTTATCATCTTGGTTCTATATTTGTTGATGGTCTTAGCCAGGACGCTATATGGCTGCATGGTGCATCAAGTGTGTGCTTTGTGCCAATTTCTTTAATTTTTTTGCCTTTGTAATTTCCTTAATTTTTAATGGCGTCCAGTGAGGATGAAAAGAAATACATCACTGTATTGGCAGACGCATTATTTTTCTATGGCCGTAGCAATGCCTGGGTATTCTTCTATTTCGTATAAACGTCGATAAATCGGCTTATAAAAATTCGAGAAACCCCACTGGACTAGCTTGGGCGGCTGTCCACGACATTAGGATGGGACCAGTAGAGCTGAGGAGCAGGAGTTCCCAGCTTGAGTCACCCACGAATTTCAGTCGACATACCTGAAAATCAAGTTTGGCAGATGGCAGTTGTGGGCACGGACTAGTACTTGCAACGCATGGCCCCCCACCAATTCAGTCGACGGACAGCACCCTGCATGAAAATCAAGTTTCTATCAATTTTGTATTTCATAAAAAAAAACAATTGTGGGCTTGTGGCCACCGACAATTGCAGCGCATGATTAACAAGTCTATAAGATGCACCACCCAAGCAGTTTGTGCCGAGACAAGAGCACTTGCTGCGTGCATGCGTTTGTGCACACATATTTACATACCACCATGGCTAAATGCCGGCTGCTGCTCCTCTTCTTGGTGTTTCTCTTGCTGGCGGCGCACGCTAAGTCATGCCACCCTGACGACCTCCGTGCGTTGCAGGGCTTTGCCTGGAACCTCGGCGGCGGGGGCGCCCTTCTCCGTGCCGCGTGGTCTGGTGCCTCGTGCTGTGGCTGGGAAGGTGTAGGCTGTGACGGCGGCAGAGGCCGTGTCACGGTGCTACGGCTTCCAGGGTATGGCCTCGCGGGGCCAGTCCCAGGAGCCTTCCTGGTGGGCCTTGCGCAGCTGGAGGAGCTCTTCCTCGGCTCCAACTCTTTCACGGGCTCCCTCCCTACCTCCCTCTTCAGCCTTGTTGGGCTGCAGAAGCTCTCCTTCGGATCCAATCAGCTCACTGGACAGTTGAGCACGCACCTCCAAGAGCTCAAGAACCTCACCTTGCTGGACTTGTCCGTCAACCGCTTCTCCGGCCGCCTCCCTGACGTGTTTGACGACCTCACGTCGCTGATCCATTTGTCCATGCACTCCAATGGATTCTCTGGATCGTTGCCGCCGTCTCTGTCATCATTATTATCTCTCCGTGAGCTCAACCTCCGGAACAACTCCTTGTCTGGTCCGATTGCTCGTGTCAACTTCTCCGGCATGCTACTTCTTGCTTCAATTGACTTTGCGGCCAACTACTTGAGTGGGTCTCTCCCGATTAGCATCGCGGATTGTACCGAACTCAAGTCGCTCAGCCTTGCCAACAACCAGTTAGTTGGCACCATCCCATTGTGGATTCGTGAGCTCGTCCACCTTCGCTACTTGGATCTCTCAAATAATTCATTGATTGGCGACGTACCCAAGGGTTTGAAACTGCTTAAGGGCCTCACCACCGCTGATCGTTCACAGCGTATGGCTTTCATTAACATGCCATTGTATGTGAAGCGTAATAGGAGAACACTCCAACAACAACCAAATGTCATAACTGGAACCAACAACTATGTCAGATCTGGGGATGGCAACACTGTATCTGGGAATGACAACACTGTCATATCTGGGAATGACAACACTGTATCTGGGAGCGACAACACTGTCAGATCTGGTAACAAAAATGTCCTGACTGGTAGCAACCATGTTGTATCTGGGACCAACCATGTTGTATCTGGGACCAACTAATAACTAGGAGTTCATCTTCCAGATGGTAAGAGCACTGAATGTAGTCATATCAATAATAATATTTATGAGAAGTTTAATATATATTGTTGAATTGATCATGCCAAATATCCGCGTGATAGATTAGTACTTGGTTATCCTACTATATGGATCCTATATAATTTCTATATGTATTAACCTCTTCCTGGGCAAGACCTACATGTGTAATGGTTTGAACTTTGAACAAAATTGCGGTCTGTAGATAGTCAAATGTGTCCTATTCTGATGGTGAAATTGAATCTGCTTTTATTACATGCTCTTTTATCACTCCAAATGGTGAATCTAATTTACCTATTCATGACTAAATCTTCAATAATTTGTGTGAAAACAATAGTTGCTGTATCTAGTTTTTTTTGCCATCATATGACCCTTTACGTCTTGCTTTTGCTTCTCTAATTTTGCCATATTCATGTCTTTTCCTTTGCTGTAAGCTGCAAGTGACTAATTTGTTGTTTATGTTGTTTACTGGGAAAAGTCAAATATGTCTTGCGACCTGTTCTGCCATATGGATGTCAGGCTACATCTAGCTTTTGTGGTTTTATTGGTGTTGCAGATGCTGCCACTTTGAGTGGTTATGGGGTGGAACTCACCCTTAAAAACCCCTGGAATACTAGGCCACGGCTAACACTGCTATAAAGAAGGGTAACTCTGCTTTTACTAGCTTAGCTCTTAACAAGCAAGAGATTCAATACATGATTCTCTGTTAAAGCTGGTATGGCCCCTTGAAAATGAGCAAGTAAAAAAAACTTACACATACTTCTTTCTCTGAAACAAATCAGTTGGAGGACAAGATCAGCCGTTTTGTCTTTTGGTTGCTTGATGGTGTTTGAGTATGTG
The Triticum dicoccoides isolate Atlit2015 ecotype Zavitan unplaced genomic scaffold, WEW_v2.0 scaffold149586, whole genome shotgun sequence DNA segment above includes these coding regions:
- the LOC119343986 gene encoding phytosulfokine receptor 2-like translates to MAKCRLLLLFLVFLLLAAHAKSCHPDDLRALQGFAWNLGGGGALLRAAWSGASCCGWEGVGCDGGRGRVTVLRLPGYGLAGPVPGAFLVGLAQLEELFLGSNSFTGSLPTSLFSLVGLQKLSFGSNQLTGQLSTHLQELKNLTLLDLSVNRFSGRLPDVFDDLTSLIHLSMHSNGFSGSLPPSLSSLLSLRELNLRNNSLSGPIARVNFSGMLLLASIDFAANYLSGSLPISIADCTELKSLSLANNQLVGTIPLWIRELVHLRYLDLSNNSLIGDVPKGLKLLKGLTTADRSQRMAFINMPLYVKRNRRTLQQQPNVITGTNNYVRSGDGNTVSGNDNTVISGNDNTVSGSDNTVRSGNKNVLTGSNHVVSGTNHVVSGTN